From Streptomyces sp. CMB-StM0423, a single genomic window includes:
- a CDS encoding hemerythrin domain-containing protein, which yields MPGARTPRPGEDVSAGHHLVEVHDHLRDELARLRELVVQVADGALTASAARSHIATMTLRQNNWSLGAHCAAYCRFATLHHTTEDRQLFPELRRFDPRLAPVLDRLSEEHLVIHDVLERVDRALVAFVAGPEGAAELRGAVDLLAEALLSHLSYEEDELVAPLGRFMGGG from the coding sequence GTGCCGGGGGCGCGCACCCCTCGCCCCGGCGAGGACGTCTCCGCCGGCCACCACCTCGTCGAGGTACACGACCACCTGCGCGACGAGCTGGCCCGGCTGCGCGAGCTGGTCGTCCAGGTGGCCGACGGCGCCCTCACCGCCTCCGCCGCCCGCTCGCACATAGCGACGATGACCCTGCGGCAGAACAACTGGTCCCTCGGCGCCCACTGCGCCGCGTACTGCCGGTTCGCCACGCTCCACCACACCACCGAGGACCGGCAGTTGTTCCCGGAGCTGCGCCGGTTCGACCCGCGGCTGGCGCCCGTGCTCGACCGGCTCTCGGAGGAGCACCTCGTCATCCACGACGTCCTGGAGCGCGTCGACCGCGCGCTGGTCGCCTTCGTCGCCGGCCCGGAGGGGGCGGCGGAGCTGCGCGGCGCAGTCGACCTGCTCGCGGAGGCGCTGCTGTCGCACCTGTCGTACGAGGAGGACGAGCTGGTGGCGCCGCTGGGCCGGTTCATGGGCGGCGGCTGA
- a CDS encoding ATP-dependent DNA ligase: MLFADLARTSREITATRARSEKTALLAALFREAEPADAPLVVTYLAGRLPQRRTGVGWRALKDAPAAARQPRLTVREVHDAFDAIAAVSGKGAQAERRRLVHGLLGAATTEEQRFLAGLIGGELRQGALDALAVEGLAAAVDADPARVRRAVMLAGSVGTVAEAVLARGPEALADFKLSVGSPVQPMLAQSAKDVDEAIDRLGPCAVEEKLDGIRVQVHRDGDDVRIYTRTLDEITARLPEVVAAAHELTAADAVLDGEVIALGDGGDPRPFQEVAGRVGSRVDVEGAQQTLPVYPVFFDLLAVDGRDLLTAPMRDRHAELAQITPEPRRVRRVEVSDPEDATQRAAAREFAAATLDRGHEGVVVKALDSEYSAGRRGAAWLKVKPVHTLDLVVLGAEWGHGRRTGTLSNLHLGARREDGSFAMLGKTFKGMTDALLAWQTERLQELAVAQKDWGVVVLPELVVEVAFDGVQRSPRYPEGVTLRFARVVRYRDDKTAAEADTVASVLEMLR, encoded by the coding sequence ATGCTGTTCGCCGACCTCGCCCGTACCTCGCGGGAGATCACCGCCACCCGGGCCCGCTCGGAGAAGACCGCGCTGCTCGCCGCGCTGTTCCGCGAGGCCGAGCCCGCCGACGCACCCCTCGTGGTCACGTATCTGGCGGGGCGGCTGCCGCAGCGCAGGACCGGCGTGGGCTGGCGCGCGCTCAAGGACGCGCCCGCCGCCGCCCGGCAGCCGCGACTGACCGTGCGCGAGGTGCACGATGCGTTCGACGCCATCGCCGCCGTCTCCGGCAAGGGCGCCCAGGCCGAGCGGCGCCGGCTGGTGCACGGGCTGCTGGGCGCCGCCACGACGGAGGAGCAGCGCTTCCTCGCCGGGCTGATCGGCGGCGAGCTGCGGCAGGGCGCGCTGGACGCGCTCGCGGTCGAGGGCCTGGCGGCCGCGGTGGACGCCGACCCGGCGCGGGTGCGGCGCGCGGTGATGCTCGCCGGTTCGGTGGGCACGGTCGCCGAGGCGGTGCTCGCCCGCGGCCCGGAGGCGCTGGCGGACTTCAAGCTGTCGGTCGGCAGCCCCGTACAGCCGATGCTCGCGCAGTCCGCGAAGGACGTGGACGAGGCGATCGACCGGCTCGGGCCGTGCGCCGTGGAGGAGAAGCTCGACGGCATCCGGGTGCAGGTGCACCGGGACGGCGACGACGTACGGATCTACACCCGCACGCTCGACGAGATCACCGCCCGGCTCCCCGAGGTCGTCGCCGCCGCCCACGAGCTGACCGCGGCCGACGCCGTGCTCGACGGCGAGGTGATCGCCCTGGGGGACGGCGGGGACCCGCGGCCGTTCCAGGAGGTCGCCGGCCGCGTCGGCTCCCGGGTCGACGTGGAGGGGGCGCAGCAGACGCTGCCGGTGTATCCGGTCTTCTTCGATCTCCTCGCCGTCGACGGCCGCGACCTGCTGACCGCGCCGATGCGCGACCGCCACGCCGAGCTGGCCCAGATCACCCCGGAGCCGCGCCGGGTGCGCCGGGTGGAGGTGTCCGACCCCGAGGACGCGACGCAGCGGGCGGCGGCCCGGGAGTTCGCCGCGGCGACGCTGGACCGGGGCCACGAGGGCGTCGTCGTCAAGGCGCTGGACTCGGAGTACAGCGCGGGCCGCCGCGGCGCGGCCTGGCTGAAGGTGAAGCCGGTGCACACGCTGGACCTGGTGGTGCTCGGGGCGGAGTGGGGCCACGGGCGGCGTACGGGCACGCTGTCGAACCTGCACCTCGGCGCGCGGCGCGAGGACGGCTCGTTCGCGATGCTCGGCAAGACGTTCAAGGGGATGACGGACGCGCTGCTGGCGTGGCAGACGGAGCGGCTGCAGGAGCTGGCGGTGGCGCAGAAGGACTGGGGGGTGGTGGTGCTGCCCGAGTTGGTGGTGGAGGTCGCGTTCGACGGGGTGCAGCGCTCGCCGCGCTATCCGGAGGGGGTGACGCTGCGGTTCGCGCGGGTGGTGCGGTACCGGGACGACAAGACGGCGGCGGAGGCGGACACGGTGGCCTCCGTCCTGGAGATGCTGCGATGA
- a CDS encoding glycosyltransferase family 4 protein, with amino-acid sequence MRLALVSESFPPDVNGVAHCALQTARHLVRRGHDPLVIAPEAPAAADAPSWGTDLDVPCPVVRIPSVPLPGYRQVRVALPTRRLTPVLAEHGTELVHLAAPFVLGARGMSAAARLGLPTVAVYQTDLATYARTYLGAGTALTWRRLRAVHRRADRTLAPSLAAASDLAEHGIPRVRLWARGVDAQRFQPGHRDEALRRELAPNGELLAGYVGRLAPEKHVALLREVCAEAGIRVVVTGDGPSEGALRAALPGAHFTGRLTGAGLARLFASLDVFVHTGPYETFCQTVQEAMASGVPVVAPASGGPLDLVAHERTGLLVPPHDAEAVRAAVNRLRDPALRTRYGAAARSAVERRSWERIGDELLEHYSEVLTEAAAEKATPHGARHVSDSQRRWKPDRPPPVRTRTAPPGTATPATPPTAASPRAARH; translated from the coding sequence ATGCGTCTCGCCCTCGTCTCCGAGTCCTTCCCGCCCGACGTCAACGGCGTCGCCCACTGCGCTCTGCAGACCGCCCGGCACCTGGTGCGCCGGGGCCACGACCCGCTCGTGATCGCGCCGGAGGCACCCGCCGCCGCCGACGCGCCGTCGTGGGGTACGGACCTGGACGTCCCCTGCCCTGTCGTACGCATCCCCTCCGTCCCCCTGCCCGGCTACCGCCAGGTCCGCGTCGCCCTCCCCACCCGGCGGCTCACCCCCGTGCTCGCCGAGCACGGCACCGAACTCGTCCATCTCGCCGCCCCCTTCGTCCTCGGCGCCCGCGGCATGTCCGCCGCCGCCCGTCTGGGCCTCCCCACCGTCGCCGTGTACCAGACCGACCTGGCCACGTACGCCCGCACCTATCTGGGCGCCGGCACCGCGCTGACCTGGCGCCGGCTGCGCGCCGTGCACCGCCGGGCGGACCGCACCCTCGCCCCGTCCCTCGCCGCGGCCTCGGACCTCGCCGAGCACGGCATCCCGCGGGTACGCCTCTGGGCCCGCGGCGTCGACGCACAGCGCTTCCAGCCCGGCCACCGCGACGAGGCGCTGCGCCGCGAACTCGCACCGAACGGCGAACTGCTCGCCGGCTACGTGGGCCGGCTGGCGCCGGAGAAACACGTCGCCCTGCTGCGCGAGGTGTGCGCGGAGGCCGGGATACGGGTCGTCGTCACCGGCGACGGACCCAGCGAGGGCGCGCTGCGCGCCGCGCTGCCGGGCGCGCACTTCACCGGCCGGCTCACCGGTGCCGGGCTGGCTCGGCTGTTCGCCTCGCTCGACGTCTTCGTGCACACGGGACCGTACGAGACCTTCTGCCAGACGGTGCAGGAGGCGATGGCCAGCGGCGTTCCGGTCGTCGCCCCGGCGTCCGGCGGCCCGCTGGACCTGGTGGCGCACGAACGTACGGGCCTGCTGGTGCCCCCGCACGACGCGGAGGCGGTACGGGCCGCGGTGAACCGGCTCCGCGACCCGGCGCTGCGGACCCGCTACGGCGCCGCCGCCCGCTCGGCGGTGGAGCGGCGGAGCTGGGAGCGTATCGGCGACGAACTCCTGGAGCACTACAGCGAGGTCCTGACGGAGGCCGCCGCCGAAAAGGCAACCCCGCACGGGGCAAGGCACGTCAGCGACAGCCAGCGGAGATGGAAGCCCGACCGCCCGCCCCCCGTACGCACCCGCACCGCGCCTCCGGGCACCGCCACCCCGGCCACGCCGCCCACCGCCGCTTCCCCGCGCGCCGCCCGTCACTAG
- a CDS encoding DNA-directed RNA polymerase subunit alpha — MLIAQRPSLTEEVVEEYRSRFVIEPLEPGFGYTLGNSLRRTLLSSIPGAAVTNIRIDGVLHEFTTVPGVKEDVTDLILNIKQLVISSEHDEPVVMYLRKQGPGVVTAADIAPPAGVEVHNPDLVLATLNGKGKLEMELTVERGRGYVSAVQNKQVGQEIGRIPVDSIYSPVLKVSYKVEATRVEQRTDFDKLIVDIESKSCMRPRDAVASAGKTLVELFGLARELNIDAEGIDMGPSPTDAALTEDLALPIEELELTVRSYNCLKREGIHSVGELVARSEADLLDIRNFGAKSIDEVKAKLAGMGLSFRDSPPGFDPTSAADTFGADDNADADAGFVETEQY, encoded by the coding sequence ATGCTGATCGCTCAACGCCCGTCTCTCACCGAAGAGGTCGTCGAGGAGTACCGCTCCCGGTTCGTCATCGAGCCGCTGGAGCCCGGCTTCGGCTACACCCTCGGCAACTCCCTGCGCCGTACGCTCCTCTCCTCGATCCCGGGTGCCGCAGTCACCAACATCCGGATCGACGGCGTTCTGCACGAGTTCACCACCGTGCCGGGCGTCAAGGAGGACGTCACCGACCTCATCCTCAACATCAAGCAGCTCGTCATCTCCTCCGAGCACGACGAGCCCGTCGTGATGTACCTGCGCAAGCAGGGCCCGGGTGTGGTGACCGCCGCGGACATCGCCCCGCCTGCCGGTGTGGAGGTGCACAACCCGGACCTGGTCCTGGCCACGCTCAACGGCAAGGGCAAGCTGGAGATGGAGCTGACCGTCGAGCGCGGCCGCGGCTACGTCTCCGCCGTGCAGAACAAGCAGGTCGGCCAGGAGATCGGCCGGATCCCGGTCGACTCCATCTACTCGCCGGTCCTCAAGGTCAGCTACAAGGTCGAGGCGACCCGTGTCGAGCAGCGCACGGACTTCGACAAGCTGATCGTCGACATCGAGTCCAAGTCGTGCATGCGTCCCCGTGACGCGGTGGCCTCCGCCGGTAAGACCCTGGTCGAGCTCTTCGGCCTGGCCCGCGAGCTGAACATCGACGCCGAGGGCATCGACATGGGCCCGTCCCCCACGGACGCCGCCCTGACAGAAGACCTGGCGCTGCCGATCGAGGAGCTGGAGCTCACGGTCCGCTCGTACAACTGCCTCAAGCGCGAGGGCATCCACTCGGTGGGCGAGCTGGTGGCCCGCTCCGAGGCGGACCTCCTCGACATCCGCAACTTCGGCGCCAAGTCGATCGACGAGGTCAAGGCGAAGCTGGCCGGCATGGGCCTGAGCTTCAGGGACAGCCCGCCCGGATTCGACCCCACCTCGGCCGCCGACACCTTCGGCGCCGACGACAACGCCGACGCCGACGCCGGCTTCGTCGAGACCGAACAGTACTAA
- a CDS encoding SET domain-containing protein-lysine N-methyltransferase — protein MNDGYELQRTDAKGEGVFATRSFQLGETVMVGVIDRELDQNHSHASQIDEKRFVLHGGLVPKVNHSCEPNCGIHLNASGAHDLIARWSITAGQEITFDYAMRNYSVNHFAAHCQCGTPRCRDRITGWKGLPAERKADYHGFIAPYLIEIDHQLAATSADLTGKGSEQP, from the coding sequence GTGAACGACGGCTACGAGCTCCAGCGAACGGACGCCAAAGGGGAAGGCGTGTTCGCCACCCGGTCCTTCCAGCTCGGCGAGACAGTGATGGTCGGTGTCATCGACCGCGAGCTGGACCAAAACCACTCCCACGCCTCACAGATCGACGAGAAGCGGTTCGTGCTGCACGGCGGGCTTGTCCCCAAGGTGAACCATTCCTGCGAGCCGAACTGCGGAATCCATCTTAATGCCAGCGGCGCCCATGACCTCATCGCCCGATGGTCCATCACAGCAGGCCAGGAGATAACTTTCGACTACGCTATGCGGAACTACTCCGTCAATCACTTCGCCGCCCATTGCCAGTGCGGCACACCGCGCTGCCGCGACCGCATCACCGGCTGGAAGGGCCTGCCGGCCGAGCGTAAGGCGGACTACCACGGCTTCATCGCCCCCTACCTCATCGAGATCGACCACCAGCTCGCCGCGACATCAGCGGATTTGACTGGCAAGGGATCTGAGCAGCCGTAA